In Trichomycterus rosablanca isolate fTriRos1 chromosome 20, fTriRos1.hap1, whole genome shotgun sequence, one DNA window encodes the following:
- the zgc:172282 gene encoding leucine-rich repeat and fibronectin type III domain-containing protein 1-like protein, translated as MECLVFSLLLLAVSTSGQLCPKRCMCQNISPSLAILCAKTGLLFVPSIIDRRTVELRLTENFITTVRRKDFANMTSLLHLTLSRNTISHIMPYTFADLKRLRALHLDSNRLGVIIDDHLRGLTNLRHLILANNQLYSISPHAFDDFLGTLEDLDLSYNNLVDIPWDTIGRLTNVNTLNMDHNLIEHVPLGVFSNLHKLARLDMTSNKLKNIPPDPLFLRIPVYAKSKGSPLSSLVLSFGGNPLHCNCELLWLRRLTREDDLETCASPLDLSAKYFWTIPEEEFICEPPVITKRSFKTFAMEGQPASLKCKANGDPDPDVHWISPEGRLLSNTSRTLTFNNGSLEINITSLKDAGIFTCIASNAAGESTGTVELVVTPLPHLANSTNRVREPDPGPSDILNSVKSTSSSSNETRMNEKKTVLVELSANSALIRWPSQQHFPGIRMYQIQYNSSLDDTLVYRMIPSTSKDFLVRDLMSGREYNLCVLAMYDDILTSLTATRQVGCVTFVTETEYSQCQILQSHFLGGTMIIIIGGIIVASVLVFIIILMIRYKVYSQHGAAKGIAMSNSRLQTNGRGQTPGQVPHSGSKVSERHEEAPSSLKDCSAMSLAVDCDKAMQITEASSEGLGSTLHKPVSRICTEQRRRSSLSSIDMTTAVEGNTAVQKVSNEKNVPRDWTGFKI; from the exons ATGGAGTGCCTCGTCTTCTCCCTGCTACTACTGGCTGTCTCTACCTCAGGGCAGCTATGTCCCAAGCGTTGTATGTGCCAAAACATATCACCATCACTTGCTATACTCTGTGCCAAGACGGGGCTGCTCTTTGTGCCCTCCATCATCGACCGGCGAACAGTGGAACTCCGTCTCACTGAGAACTTCATCACGACTGTGAGAAGAAAGGACTTCGCCAACATGACGAGTCTCCTGCACCTGACACTGTCGCGCAACACCATTAGCCACATCATGCCTTATACCTTCGCCGACCTCAAACGACTGCGCGCGTTGCATCTGGACAGCAACCGCCTTGGTGTAATCATTGACGACCACTTACGAGGTCTTACCAACTTGAGGCACCTTATTCTTGCCAACAACCAACTCTATAGCATATCACCACACGCATTCGATGACTTCTTGGGAACCCTTGAAGACTTGGACTTGTCCTACAATAACCTGGTGGACATCCCTTGGGACACGATTGGAAGGCTCACCAATGTAAACACCCTCAATATGGACCACAACCTTATAGAGCATGTTCCTTTAGGAGTGTTTTCCAACCTACACAAGCTGGCACGGCTTGACATGACATCCAATAAACTGAAAAATATTCCCCCTGACCCTTTGTTCTTGAGGATACCAGTTTACGCCAAGTCAAAAGGCTCTCCTTTGTCCTCGCTTGTTCTTAgctttggaggaaacccacttcaCTGTAACTGTGAGCTCCTCTGGCTGAGAAGGCTTACCAGAGAGGATGATCTTGAGACGTGTGCCTCACCTCTTGATCTTTCAGCCAAATATTTTTGGACGATCCCAGAGGAAGAGTTCATCTGTGAGCCTCCTGTGATCACAAAGCGGTCCTTCAAGACTTTTGCAATGGAGGGTCAGCCAGCTAGTCTAAAATGCAAAGCCAACGGCGACCCAGACCCGGATGTTCACTGGATTTCTCCTGAAGGTCGTCTCCTTTCCAACACCTCTCGCACTCTTACCTTCAACAACGGCAGCCTAGAAATAAACATCACCTCTCTAAAAGACGCAGGAATATTCACTTGTATTGCATCTAATGCGGCTGGGGAGTCGACAGGCACAGTGGAACTTGTGGTCACACCACTTCCTCACCTCGCCAACAGTACTAATCGTGTCCGGGAACCTGACCCGGGACCATCTGATATTTTAAACTCTGTCAAGTCTACCTCGTCTTCTAGCAATGAAACAAGAATGAATGAGAAGAAGACGGTACTTGTGGAGCTATCTGCAAACTCTGCTCTTATTAGATGGCCTTCACAGCAGCATTTTCCTGGGATCAGGATGTACCAGATTCAGTACAACAGCTCGTTAGATGACACTCTGGTCTACAG gatGATACCATCTACAAGTAAGGACTTCCTGGTGAGGGATCTGATGTCTGGGCGTGAGTACAACCTGTGCGTCCTGGCCATGTACGACGACATCCTGACATCTCTTACTGCTACACGCCAGGTGGGCTGCGTCACATTCGTCACAGAAACAGAATACAGCCAGTGCCAGATCCTGCAAAGTCACTTTCTGGGTGGCACCATGATCATCATAATCGGCGGCATCATTGTCGCCTCTGTGTTGGTCTTTATCATCATCCTTATGATCCGCTACAAAGTCTACAGCCAACACGGGGCTGCTAAAGGGATTGCCATGAGCAACAGTCGCTTACAGACCAACGGAAGAGGGCAGACGCCTGGGCAAGTGCCACACTCGGGTTCCAAAGTCTCCGAGAGGCATGAGGAGGCTCCTTCCTCCCTGAAAGACTGCTCTGCTATGTCTTTAGCTGTGGATTGTGACAAAGCGATGCAGATCACAGAGGCCAGCAGTGAGGGACTTGGGTCAACATTGCATAAGCCCGTCTCCAGGATTTGCACAGAGCAAAGAAGGAGAAGCTCGCTGTCTTCTATTGATATGACCACCGCTGTGGAAGGAA